In one window of Bifidobacterium sp. WK041_4_12 DNA:
- a CDS encoding ABC transporter substrate-binding protein, whose translation MTSHREDNEPDHGGIRAYDAPQGDSHRRNGFVSFIIFLVIVAGLGSVCWGGWLLYKRKGVSFEHAISMPSKSVTIASTSVPQSLDVRKDSGTGVEQALLNNVYETLVSQDASGAPAPGIARSWTISSDGRSYTFHLHASMHFSNGDALDASDVVWSLQQIITSKFVGADALADVTEVSHSDASTVTIRLKSPDPLLLRQLSGRAGIVYDRTGKIDYATQALGSGPYTVSGWKPGTKLQLTLDTKYWGTQPAAVTQATFTYFSDATAMVHALQSSKVDIATPLEPDAMAQASNEAKDSRFSLVTGKSNDTLALVFNARTDSVLSDQRFREAIRYMLDHASIVAAQHGTVAAIGGPLSPLDEGYQDETGLFPHDTAKGAQMASYFSPSYYHGSLRFIYPQSYGPAIGALVKAQLAAGGVPVTVTMVSDADWQNTVETQHAFDMTLAPMAGAEDAATFADPASLSGYDSPDAQQAWKSVKASKNDADCLKNMASYATTVATQSPVDWLYVSTPVTAYNHTVTNVPSNSTAEYFPVRGIGSAQ comes from the coding sequence GCTGGGGCGGCTGGCTGCTGTACAAACGTAAGGGTGTAAGTTTCGAACACGCAATTTCCATGCCTTCCAAGTCCGTCACCATCGCCAGCACTTCGGTTCCTCAATCCTTGGATGTGCGCAAAGATTCAGGAACCGGGGTTGAGCAGGCGCTCCTGAACAATGTCTATGAGACACTGGTTTCGCAAGATGCGTCAGGTGCTCCGGCACCTGGCATCGCACGATCCTGGACGATATCGTCGGATGGTCGCAGCTACACCTTCCATCTCCATGCGAGCATGCACTTCTCCAATGGCGATGCTCTCGATGCCTCTGACGTTGTCTGGTCCCTGCAGCAGATCATCACCAGCAAGTTCGTCGGTGCAGACGCTCTTGCCGATGTGACCGAAGTGTCACATTCGGACGCGTCAACGGTCACGATACGGCTGAAAAGCCCAGACCCTCTGCTGCTGCGGCAGCTCAGTGGGCGTGCCGGCATCGTCTATGACAGAACCGGCAAGATCGACTATGCGACGCAGGCTCTCGGCTCAGGACCCTACACGGTGAGCGGCTGGAAACCCGGCACGAAGCTTCAGCTCACGCTTGACACGAAGTATTGGGGCACTCAGCCTGCGGCTGTCACTCAAGCGACCTTCACATACTTCTCGGATGCTACTGCCATGGTGCATGCCCTGCAGAGCAGCAAGGTAGACATTGCCACACCCCTAGAACCGGATGCGATGGCGCAGGCGAGCAACGAGGCGAAAGACTCGAGATTCTCGCTGGTCACCGGAAAGAGCAACGACACACTGGCGCTGGTGTTCAACGCCCGAACGGATTCCGTGCTCTCGGACCAGCGCTTCCGCGAGGCAATTCGCTATATGCTCGACCATGCAAGCATCGTGGCAGCGCAGCATGGCACGGTAGCAGCCATTGGGGGGCCTCTCTCGCCGCTTGACGAGGGATATCAGGATGAAACCGGGCTCTTCCCACATGACACGGCCAAGGGCGCTCAGATGGCCTCGTATTTCTCACCGAGCTATTATCACGGCAGTCTACGATTCATTTACCCGCAATCCTATGGCCCTGCCATCGGTGCATTGGTGAAGGCGCAACTGGCTGCGGGAGGAGTTCCGGTCACGGTGACGATGGTCAGCGATGCAGATTGGCAGAACACGGTTGAAACGCAGCACGCTTTTGACATGACCCTCGCACCCATGGCAGGGGCCGAGGATGCAGCCACCTTCGCTGATCCCGCCTCGCTGAGCGGATATGACAGTCCCGACGCACAGCAGGCATGGAAAAGCGTCAAGGCATCGAAGAATGATGCAGATTGCTTGAAGAACATGGCCTCATATGCCACAACCGTGGCAACGCAATCGCCCGTCGACTGGCTCTACGTCTCGACGCCAGTTACGGCATACAACCACACGGTTACGAACGTGCCGTCGAATTCAACTGCCGAATACTTTCCAGTGCGAGGCATAGGCTCTGCTCAATAA